The following coding sequences are from one Gossypium hirsutum isolate 1008001.06 chromosome A12, Gossypium_hirsutum_v2.1, whole genome shotgun sequence window:
- the LOC107930128 gene encoding protease Do-like 2, chloroplastic — protein MAITVANCCFSALSSTFKSRYCHLRFATSPSHSYFDARSLKATNNKKRALKGSSSSASPRKSNAEKKLPGRLKDDKSGLYADGIRGQGDMGRPQSTGFKSFGTQRKDKKEFQLDSREQQVEPGSLQDANFLNAVVKVYCTHTAPDYSLPWQKQRQYTSTGSAFMIGDGKLLTNAHCVEHDTQVKVKRRGDDTKYVAKVLARGVDCDIALLSVESEEFWKGAKPLHLGHLPRLQDAVTVVGYPLGGDTISVTKGVVSRIEVTSYAHGSSDLLGIQIDAAINPGNSGGPAFNEQGECIGVAFQVYRSEEAENIGYVIPTTVVSHFLNDYERNGKYTGFPCLGVLLQKLENPALRACLQVQSNEGVLVRRVEPTSDANNVLKQGDVIVSFDDVHVGSEGTVPFRSNERIAFRYLISQKFAGDVAELGIIRAGKLMKVQVALNPRVHLVPYHIDGGQPSYLIIAGLVFTPLSEPLIEEECEESIGLKLLAKARYSLARFKEEQIVILSQVLANEVNIGYEDMSNQQVLKFNGTRIKNIRHLAHLVTCCQDKYLVFEFEDNYLAVLEREAAMAASSRILKDYGIPSERSDDLLEPYVESLGDNQAIEQDFGESPVSNLEIGFDGLLWA, from the exons ATGGCAATAACAGTGGCTAACTGCTGCTTCTCCGCACTCAGCTCTACCTTCAAATCCCGTTATTGCCACTTACGTTTCGCTACTTCCCCTTCCCATTCGTACTTTGACGCCCGCTCTCTTAAAGCCACCAATAATAAGAAACGAGCTCTCAAAGGAAGCTCCTCGTCAGCATCTCCCCGTAAATCCAATGCTGAG AAGAAACTTCCGGGAAGATTGAAAGATGACAAGTCCGGTTTATATGCTGATGGAATTAGAGGTCAGGGGGACATGGGCCGTCCTCAATCAACAGGTTTTAAATCATTTGGTACGCAAAGAAAAGACAAGAAGGAGTTTCAGCTCGATTCAAGGGAGCAACAG GTTGAACCAGGGAGTCTTCAGGATGCTAACTTTCTCAATGCTGTTGTGAAG GTTTACTGCACTCATACCGCACCTGATTATTCCCTTCCTTGGCAAAAGCAACGACAATATACAAGCACCGGAAG CGCTTTCATGATTGGGGATGGGAAGCTCTTAACAAATGCACATTGCGTGGAACATGATACACAG GTTAAAGTAAAGAGAAGAGGAGATGATACCAAATATGTAGCTAAG GTTTTAGCCAGAGGTGTTGATTGTGATATAGCTTTGCTTTCAGTAGAGAGTGAGGAATTCTGGAAAGGAGCTAAGCCACTCCACTTGGGACACTTGCCGCGTCTTCAG GATGCAGTAACTGTTGTGGGATATCCCCTAGGAGGAGACACCATTTCAGTGACAAAGGGTGTTGTTTCACGTATAGAG GTCACATCATATGCCCATGGCTCATCTGATTTGTTGGGCATTCAAATTGATGCAGCAATAAATCCTG GTAATAGTGGTGGTCCTGCATTCAATGAGCAGGGAGAGTGCATTGGGGTTGCATTTCAG GTTTACAGATCCGAGGAAGCTGAAAATATTGGCTATGTCATACCAACTACGGTGGTATCTCATTTTCTAAATGACTATGAGAGAAATGGAAAATATACAG GTTTCCCTTGCCTTGGTGTATTGCTGCAGAAGTTGGAGAATCCAGCGCTACGTGCGTGCTTACAAGTACAGTCTAATGAG GGGGTGCTTGTTCGAAGAGTTGAACCTACTTCGGATGCGAATAATGTTTTAAAGCAG GGCGACGTGATTGTCAGTTTTGACGATGTTCATGTGGGTTCTGAAGGAACAGTTCCTTTCAGATCAAATGAGCGCATTGCATTCCGCTATCTCATCAGTCAGAA ATTTGCAGGTGATGTAGCAGAGCTTGGTATTATTAGAGCAGGCAAATTAATGAAAGTTCAAGTAGCGTTAAATCCAAGAGTACATTTG GTTCCCTATCATATTGATGGAGGTCAACCTTCATATCTAATTATTGCTGGTTTGGTGTTTACCCCACTTTCAGAACCATTAATAGA GGAGGAGTGCGAAGAGTCAATAGGA TTGAAACTGCTAGCTAAGGCACGATACTCTCTGGCAAGATTCAAAGAGGAACAGATTGTAATCTTATCACAG GTCTTGGCAAATGAAGTGAACATTGGATATGAGGACATGAGCAACCAGCAG gttttgaagtttaatggaactCGAATAAAAAACATTCGTCACCTGGCACACCTTGTTACTT GTTGCCAAGACAAGTATCTGGTTTTCGAATTTGAAGACAATTACCTAGCTGTTCTGGAGAGGGAAGCAGCAATGGCCGCCTCATCTCGCATTCTCAAAGATTATGGTATTCCATCTGAAAGATCTGATGATCTTTTAGAACCGTATGTTGAATCACTTGGAGACAACCAAGCGATAGAGCAGGACTTTGGGGAGAGTCCCGTTTCGAATTTGGAGATAGGCTTTGATGGACTCCTTTGGGCTTAA
- the LOC107930120 gene encoding sodium/hydrogen exchanger 2, whose amino-acid sequence MALEPDQTSVDSITLFVALLCSCIVIGHLLEKNRWFNESITALAIGLCSGIIILLTTEGKRSHILVFNEELFFIYLLPPIIFNAGFQVKKKQFFRNFAMIILFGAVGTLISFVIVSIGTMQLFKKLDIGFLDIGDYLALGAIFSATDSVCTLQVLNQDETPLLYSIVFGEGVVNDATSIVLFNAIQKFDLSHITSRIFIEFIGNFLYFFITSTLLGVGVGLISAYIIKKLYIGRHSTDREVALMILMAYLSYMMAELFNLSSILTVFFCGIVMSHYTWHNVTESSRITTKHAFATLSFISEIFIFLYVGMDALDIEKWKVVSKSPGTSAGVSSILLGLVLVGRAASVFPLSFISNLFKRSESDKFTLKQQVTIWWAGLMRGSVSVALAYNQFTRSGHTQLRGNSIMITSTITVVLFSTVVFGLMTKPLIRLLLPSKHLCGGVSSGSFDSFPSKLMTDLPLIANGDAEVGGNNIPRPTSLRMLLATPTRTVHYYWRKFDDSVMRPMFGGRGFVPHVPGSPTEPLLH is encoded by the exons ATGGCACTAGAGCCCGACCAAACTTCGGTGGACTCTATTACCCTATTTGTGGCACTTCTCTGCTCCTGCATTGTGATTGGTCATCTTCTGGAGAAAAACCGATGGTTTAATGAGTCAATAACTGCCCTTGCCATT GGGCTTTGTAGCGGAATTATCATTCTGTTGACCACTGAAGGAAAGAGATCacacattttagtatttaatgaAGAGCTGTTTTTTATATATCTTCTGCCTCCCATCATATTCAATGCCGG ATTCCAGGTAAAAAAGAAGCAATTTTTCCGTAACTTTGCGATGATAATTTTGTTTGGTGCTGTTGGAACTTTGATATCATTTGTCATCGTATCCATAG GTACCATGCAGTTATTTAAGAAGTTAGATATTGGTTTCCTGGACATCGGAGATTATCTTG CACTTGGAGCAATCTTTTCAGCCACAGATTCTGTTTGCACTTTGcag GTGCTTAATCAGGATGAGACACCTCTTCTGTACAGTATAGTCTTCGGTGAAGGTGTGGTAAATGATGCCACGTCAATTGTACTTTTCAATGCAATTCAGAAATTTGACCTCTCTCACATCACCTCAAGAATTTTTATCGAATTCATTGGGAACTTCTTATACTTCTTCATTACAAGCACATTGCTAGGAGTAGGG GTTGGACTAATAAGTGCGTacatcataaaaaaattgtatattggCAG GCACTCTACTGATCGTGAAGTTGCTCTCATGATTCTCATGGCTTACCTCTCATATATGATGGCTGAA TTGTTCAATTTGAGCAGCATTCTTACAGTGTTCTTTTGTGGCATTGTTATGTCACACTACACCTGGCATAATGTGACTGAAAGTTCAAGAATCACCACCAA GCATGCTTTTGCAACATTATCATTCATATCAGAGATTTTTATCTTTCTGTATGTTGGTATGGATGCTTTGGATATAGAGAAGTGGAAAGTTGTTAGCAAAAG TCCTGGAACATCTGCCGGGGTGAGCTCAATACTTCTTGGCTTAGTTCTAGTTGGAAGGGCAGCTTCTGTATTCCCTCTATCTTTTATATCCAATTTATTCAAAAGGTCTGAGAGTGACAAATTTACTTTGAAGCAACAG GTTACAATATGGTGGGCAGGGCTCATGCGAGGTTCTGTGTCTGTGGCACTTGCTTATAATCAG TTTACTAGATCGGGGCATACACAATTGCGTGGAAATTCCATAATGATAACCAGCACCATCACTGTTGTTCTTTTCAGTACTGTG GTGTTTGGATTAATGACAAAGCCTCTAATAAGGCTGCTGCTACCAAGCAAGCACCTTTGTGGAGGTGTGTCCTCTGGGTCTTTTGATTCTTTTCCCTCAAAGCTGATGACAGATCTGCCACTTATCGCCAATGGGGATGCTGAAGTGGGCGGCAATAATATTCCCCGTCCAACCAGCCTACGTATGCTCTTAGCCACACCGACTAGAACCGTCCACTACTACTGGCGGAAGTTTGATGATAGTGTCATGCGTCCCATGTTCGGTGGGAGAGGTTTCGTGCCACATGTTCCTGGTTCACCAACAGAACCACTTCTTCACTGA